Proteins from a single region of Haloplanus sp. GDY1:
- the glyA gene encoding serine hydroxymethyltransferase, with protein MTSSHSHLRETDPAVAEAIAGEERRQEHNLEMIASENHVSEAVMEAQGSVMTNKYAEGYPGERYYGGCQHMDTVENLAIERAKELFGADHVNVQPHSGTQANMGVYFATLEPGDRILSLDLNHGGHLSHGHHVNFSGQLYDVEQYGVDPETGYIDYDAVAQQAAEFDPDVIVSGSSAYPREFDFERLSEIAAEVGAHHLADIAHVTGLVAAGVHVNPVGDADFVTGSTHKTIRAGRGGMIMTTDEHAEAVDKAIFPGGQGGPLMHNIAGKAVGFGEALDPEFTDYAEQVVANAKTLAAVFADAGITPVSGGTDKHLLLLDLRDSHPDLTGEEAEDALDDVGITVNKNTVPGETRSPFVTSGIRIGTPALTTRGFDEAAMETVGELIVERLNGPDDPAVADAVRDEVDRLCAEFPVYE; from the coding sequence GTGACTTCGAGCCATTCGCACCTGCGGGAGACCGACCCGGCGGTCGCCGAGGCCATCGCGGGCGAGGAGCGCCGCCAGGAGCACAACCTCGAGATGATCGCCTCGGAGAACCACGTCTCCGAGGCGGTCATGGAGGCCCAGGGCAGCGTCATGACGAACAAGTACGCCGAGGGCTACCCCGGGGAGCGGTACTACGGCGGCTGTCAGCACATGGACACCGTCGAGAACCTCGCCATCGAGCGGGCGAAGGAGCTGTTCGGCGCCGACCACGTCAACGTCCAGCCCCACAGCGGGACGCAGGCGAACATGGGCGTCTACTTCGCGACCCTGGAGCCCGGCGACCGGATCCTCTCGCTCGACCTGAACCACGGGGGACACCTGAGCCACGGCCACCACGTCAACTTCTCCGGACAGCTCTACGACGTCGAACAGTACGGCGTCGACCCCGAGACGGGATACATCGACTACGACGCGGTGGCCCAGCAGGCCGCCGAGTTCGACCCCGACGTGATCGTCAGCGGCTCCTCGGCCTACCCCCGCGAGTTCGACTTCGAGCGGCTCTCGGAAATCGCCGCGGAGGTGGGTGCCCACCACCTCGCCGACATCGCCCACGTCACGGGGCTGGTGGCGGCGGGCGTCCACGTCAACCCCGTCGGCGACGCCGACTTCGTCACCGGCAGCACGCACAAGACGATCCGCGCCGGCCGCGGCGGCATGATCATGACGACCGACGAGCACGCCGAGGCGGTGGACAAGGCCATCTTCCCCGGCGGGCAGGGCGGCCCCCTGATGCACAACATCGCGGGCAAGGCGGTGGGGTTCGGCGAGGCGCTCGACCCCGAGTTCACCGACTACGCCGAGCAGGTGGTCGCGAACGCGAAGACGCTCGCTGCCGTGTTCGCGGACGCGGGGATCACCCCCGTCTCCGGCGGCACGGACAAGCACCTGCTCCTGTTGGACCTGCGGGACTCCCACCCGGACCTCACGGGCGAGGAAGCCGAAGACGCCCTCGACGACGTGGGGATCACGGTCAACAAGAACACCGTCCCCGGCGAGACGCGGTCGCCCTTCGTCACCAGCGGGATCCGGATCGGCACGCCGGCGCTCACCACCCGCGGCTTCGACGAGGCGGCGATGGAGACGGTCGGCGAACTGATCGTCGAGCGCCTGAACGGCCCAGACGACCCGGCCGTGGCGGACGCGGTGCGGGACGAGGTCGACCGCCTCTGTGCCGAGTTCCCCGTCTACGAATAA
- the lpdA gene encoding dihydrolipoyl dehydrogenase, which produces MVVGDVTTGTEVLVIGAGPGGYVAAIRAAQRDLDVTLVERDAYGGVCLNRGCIPSKAYITATDVAHEAATAEEMGIHADPAVDLEGMLEWKEGVVDRLTGGVEKLCKANGVTLLEGTAKFVDEGTVRVEHDGEGQGAETVAFEDCIVSTGSRPIQLPGFSFDDDPVLDSADLLSLSTVPDRLVVVGAGYIGMELSTVFAKLGSDVTVVEMLDDVLPGYEADVARVVRTRAESLGVDFEFGEGASGWRDAADGGIVVTTETEDGEESTYGADRVLVAVGREPVTDSLDAEAAGLEPNDDGFFETDERCETAVDGIYAVGDVAGDPMLAHAASAEGIVAAEAIAGEPAAFDAQAIPAAVFTDPEIATVGLTADEAAAEGYDPVTGEMPFNASGRALTTGETEGFVRVVASEDGFLLGAQIVGPEASELIAEPTLAIEMGARLEDVASTIHTHPTLSEATMEAVENALGQAIHTLNR; this is translated from the coding sequence ATGGTCGTCGGAGACGTCACTACCGGAACCGAGGTACTGGTCATCGGCGCGGGGCCGGGCGGCTACGTCGCCGCCATCCGCGCCGCCCAGCGCGACCTGGACGTCACGCTGGTGGAACGCGACGCCTACGGCGGCGTCTGCCTCAACCGGGGCTGCATCCCCTCGAAGGCCTACATCACGGCGACGGACGTCGCTCACGAGGCGGCGACGGCCGAGGAGATGGGGATCCACGCCGACCCCGCCGTCGACCTCGAGGGGATGCTGGAGTGGAAGGAGGGCGTGGTCGACCGCCTCACGGGCGGCGTCGAGAAGCTCTGCAAGGCGAACGGGGTGACCCTGCTGGAGGGAACCGCCAAGTTCGTCGACGAGGGGACGGTTCGCGTCGAACACGACGGCGAGGGGCAGGGCGCCGAAACCGTCGCCTTCGAGGACTGCATCGTCTCGACGGGGAGCCGACCGATCCAGTTGCCGGGCTTTTCGTTCGACGACGACCCCGTCCTGGACTCGGCCGACCTGCTCTCGCTCTCGACGGTCCCGGATCGGCTGGTCGTCGTCGGCGCTGGCTACATCGGCATGGAGCTGTCGACGGTGTTCGCCAAACTCGGGAGCGACGTGACCGTCGTGGAGATGCTCGACGACGTCCTCCCGGGGTACGAGGCGGACGTGGCGCGCGTGGTGCGAACGCGCGCGGAGTCGTTGGGCGTCGACTTCGAGTTCGGCGAGGGGGCGAGCGGGTGGCGCGACGCCGCCGACGGGGGGATCGTCGTGACCACCGAAACCGAGGACGGCGAGGAGTCCACCTACGGCGCCGACCGGGTGCTCGTCGCCGTGGGGCGCGAACCGGTGACGGACTCCCTCGACGCGGAGGCGGCGGGACTGGAGCCGAACGACGACGGCTTCTTCGAGACCGACGAGCGCTGCGAGACCGCGGTGGACGGCATCTACGCCGTCGGCGACGTGGCGGGCGACCCGATGCTCGCACACGCCGCCTCGGCGGAGGGGATCGTCGCCGCGGAGGCCATCGCGGGCGAACCGGCGGCGTTCGACGCGCAGGCGATTCCAGCGGCGGTGTTCACCGACCCCGAGATCGCGACGGTCGGGCTGACCGCCGACGAGGCGGCGGCGGAGGGGTACGACCCGGTGACCGGCGAGATGCCCTTCAACGCCAGCGGCCGGGCGCTGACGACCGGGGAGACCGAGGGGTTCGTCCGCGTGGTCGCCAGCGAGGACGGCTTCCTGCTGGGGGCACAGATCGTCGGCCCCGAGGCGTCGGAACTGATCGCGGAGCCGACCCTCGCGATCGAGATGGGCGCCCGCCTCGAGGACGTGGCGTCGACGATCCACACCCACCCGACGCTCTCGGAGGCGACGATGGAGGCCGTCGAGAACGCCCTCGGGCAGGCGATCCACACCCTGAACCGGTAG
- the fer gene encoding ferredoxin Fer: MPTVEYLNYEVLDDHGWEMDDDDLFEKAADAGLDDVDYGTLEVNEGEYVLEAAEAQGYDWPFSCRAGACANCAAIVTEGDLDMDMQQILSDEEVEEKNVRLTCIGSPAADEVQLVYNAKHLDYLQNRVI; encoded by the coding sequence ATGCCCACGGTAGAATACCTCAATTACGAAGTACTGGACGATCACGGCTGGGAGATGGACGACGACGACCTCTTCGAGAAGGCCGCCGACGCCGGCCTCGACGACGTCGACTACGGCACCCTCGAAGTCAACGAGGGCGAGTACGTCCTCGAAGCGGCCGAGGCGCAGGGCTACGACTGGCCCTTCTCGTGCCGTGCCGGCGCCTGTGCGAACTGCGCGGCCATCGTCACGGAGGGCGACCTCGACATGGACATGCAGCAGATCCTCTCCGACGAGGAGGTCGAGGAGAAGAACGTCCGGCTGACCTGCATCGGCAGCCCGGCCGCCGACGAGGTCCAGCTCGTCTACAACGCGAAGCACCTCGACTACCTCCAGAACCGCGTCATCTAA
- a CDS encoding A24 family peptidase, producing MLAATTDLLRLLAVPALGWAAWRDVRTRRLPNRLWYPLGALGLLTLAWDALGHLPVATVGDRLFLVRVGISVLVVVPLAYGLWWIGGFGGADAKALMTLAVLFPTYPVFYLASGAYPAVVTNVGVFSLTVLTNAVLVGLAYPVSLGVRNALRGDRAPVMFLGRRVDVTALPTEHGRLFETTEGFTRSGLDVDALRMYLRWRDTSLAALRAAPAAHRDPESVGETRDPTDGAVDASGIEGGTADGDVAAGDADADAAFDDPWAAERFLDEIEGSAYGTTPETLREGLAVVTTRESVWLSPGVPFIVPLFLGLCIALTYGDVLFGLLRALGVA from the coding sequence ATGCTCGCGGCGACGACGGACCTGTTGCGGTTGCTCGCGGTGCCGGCGCTCGGGTGGGCGGCCTGGCGGGACGTCCGCACCCGCCGGCTCCCGAACCGGCTGTGGTACCCACTCGGCGCCCTCGGCCTGTTGACCCTGGCGTGGGACGCGCTGGGGCACCTGCCGGTCGCGACGGTCGGCGACCGCCTCTTTCTCGTTCGGGTGGGGATCAGCGTCCTCGTCGTCGTCCCCCTGGCCTACGGCCTCTGGTGGATCGGCGGCTTCGGCGGTGCCGACGCCAAGGCGCTGATGACTCTCGCGGTGCTCTTTCCCACCTACCCGGTGTTCTACCTCGCCTCCGGCGCCTACCCGGCGGTGGTGACGAACGTGGGGGTCTTCTCCCTGACCGTCCTGACGAACGCCGTCCTCGTCGGCCTCGCGTATCCGGTCTCCCTCGGCGTCCGCAACGCCCTCCGCGGCGACCGGGCACCCGTCATGTTCCTCGGTCGGCGGGTCGACGTGACCGCGCTTCCGACGGAACACGGCCGCCTGTTCGAGACGACCGAGGGGTTCACGCGGAGCGGTCTCGACGTCGACGCCCTGCGGATGTATCTGCGCTGGCGGGACACCAGCCTCGCCGCGCTCCGGGCGGCGCCGGCGGCCCACCGCGACCCCGAGAGCGTGGGCGAGACCCGGGACCCGACCGACGGGGCCGTCGACGCGTCCGGGATCGAGGGCGGGACAGCGGACGGCGACGTGGCTGCGGGCGACGCGGACGCCGACGCCGCGTTCGACGACCCGTGGGCCGCCGAGCGGTTCCTCGACGAAATCGAGGGGAGCGCCTACGGGACGACCCCCGAGACGCTCCGCGAGGGACTGGCGGTGGTGACGACCCGCGAGTCGGTGTGGCTCTCGCCGGGCGTCCCCTTCATCGTCCCGCTCTTTCTCGGGCTCTGCATCGCCCTGACCTACGGAGACGTCCTCTTCGGCCTGCTTCGTGCCCTCGGCGTCGCGTAG
- the hisI gene encoding phosphoribosyl-AMP cyclohydrolase, translated as MTVDVDFGTDGLVPAVAQDADSGEVLMLAYVSPTALERTRETGRAHYYSRSRDELWEKGATSGHVQRVDEVRVDCDGDALLYLVEQEGGACHTGYRSCFHRTADGETVGERVFDPDDVYDEG; from the coding sequence ATGACCGTCGACGTGGATTTCGGGACCGACGGCCTCGTCCCGGCCGTCGCACAGGACGCCGACTCCGGCGAGGTGTTGATGCTGGCGTACGTCTCGCCGACGGCGCTCGAACGCACCCGCGAGACGGGACGCGCACACTACTACTCGCGGAGCCGCGACGAACTCTGGGAGAAAGGCGCCACGAGCGGGCACGTCCAGCGCGTCGACGAGGTGCGGGTGGACTGTGACGGCGACGCCCTGCTCTATCTCGTCGAGCAGGAGGGCGGCGCCTGTCACACCGGCTACCGCTCCTGTTTCCACCGGACCGCCGACGGCGAGACGGTCGGCGAACGGGTCTTCGATCCGGACGACGTCTACGACGAGGGATGA
- a CDS encoding DUF7118 family protein — protein MSGSDASEGDVASRLRTAHEDLLDARAAVEERGEANLEAVRDAHREATDLLDRYEGRATGTGDFAAFVEFQEAFVELTEGLDDDLPARSAFEEANDLLDQRRLDEDDFERARERLAPAADLVDLLADREAAREAFEAARRDARRRLRDLEERIDSLERLRRLGEADLDAPVERLRDPISDYNEAVRDAWTTFRREASAREVFRVVEASQAYPLAAFPEVPPDLEEYVERRPAGEESIPTLLEYADYSTSKLSHYVDDPGALRTRVGTHRTYLERLDAAPLTVSWPPPAAERLRYRAPELVSVVARFADEATVAAARRLRDLPDRVAYERLRETALARDELDEEERERLSRGAVEAELTAARDERARIEAALDETDGL, from the coding sequence ATGAGCGGGAGCGACGCGTCGGAGGGCGACGTGGCATCGAGGCTCCGGACGGCCCACGAGGACCTCCTCGACGCCCGCGCGGCCGTCGAGGAGCGGGGCGAGGCGAACCTGGAGGCGGTGCGGGACGCCCACCGCGAGGCGACCGACCTGCTGGACCGCTACGAGGGGCGGGCGACCGGCACCGGCGACTTCGCCGCGTTCGTCGAGTTCCAGGAGGCCTTCGTCGAACTGACGGAGGGGCTCGACGACGACCTGCCGGCGCGGTCGGCCTTCGAGGAGGCGAACGACCTGCTCGACCAGCGGCGCCTCGACGAGGACGACTTCGAGCGGGCGCGCGAGCGACTGGCGCCGGCGGCCGACCTCGTCGACCTGCTGGCGGACCGCGAGGCCGCCCGCGAGGCCTTCGAGGCGGCCCGCCGCGACGCGCGGCGGCGCCTGCGCGACCTGGAGGAGCGAATCGACTCCCTGGAGCGCCTGCGACGGCTCGGCGAGGCGGACCTCGACGCGCCGGTCGAGCGCCTGCGCGACCCGATCAGCGACTACAACGAGGCGGTGCGGGACGCGTGGACGACGTTCCGGCGCGAGGCCAGCGCCCGGGAGGTGTTCCGCGTCGTCGAGGCGAGCCAGGCCTACCCGCTCGCCGCGTTCCCCGAGGTGCCGCCGGACCTCGAGGAGTACGTCGAGCGCCGGCCGGCGGGCGAAGAGTCGATTCCGACGCTCCTGGAGTACGCCGACTACTCCACCTCGAAGCTCTCACACTACGTCGACGACCCCGGCGCCCTGCGGACGCGGGTGGGCACCCACCGGACCTACCTCGAACGCCTCGACGCGGCCCCGCTGACCGTGTCGTGGCCGCCGCCGGCGGCCGAACGGCTCCGGTACCGGGCGCCGGAACTCGTCTCGGTCGTCGCGCGCTTCGCGGACGAGGCGACCGTCGCGGCGGCGCGGCGGCTGCGTGACCTGCCCGACCGGGTGGCCTACGAGCGCCTCCGGGAGACGGCGCTCGCCCGGGACGAACTCGACGAGGAGGAGCGCGAGCGGCTGTCGCGGGGTGCCGTCGAGGCGGAACTGACGGCCGCCCGCGACGAGAGAGCGCGGATCGAGGCCGCCCTCGACGAGACGGACGGTCTGTAG